A genomic stretch from Channa argus isolate prfri chromosome 24, Channa argus male v1.0, whole genome shotgun sequence includes:
- the med13a gene encoding mediator of RNA polymerase II transcription subunit 13a isoform X2 → MNEHLSCAFTFFLHGESNVCTSVEINQHQPIYHLTEEHLTLAQHASSPFQVILSPFGLNGTLTGQSFKMSDPPTQKLIEEWNQFYPISPSAKGSVSEDKAEDMDWEDDSLASVEVLVGGVRMVYPACLVLVPQSDIPVVAPVGSSHCTAVYSGGHQVPASQREPAMSLVTLTPPTSPEEVQTVDCHSAQKWAKMPSSSDVFSVDRTSHHGGKIPRRLASQVVERVWQECKINRAQNKRKFSAATNGTCEEELIEKVGAWDFVEPSQRSYCGCSRYKSVKQRTGSTTGQTQSASQPSQPPTKHKAGGEKPEKGDKQQKRPQTPFHHRCLTSDEASMETEAVAGQRLAMRSQDGGRFPSIRSADVPAIQKAPQLHSGTVSAGPSEQANSPQPPSLSPHPCERGEESGEGMKNPSTPNSQHFYQPPPEPCLVGVKGSGDESGGPEGLNQHFHSHHPHPHSGASTYSEPPEPTVYVGAAVNVEEEGSHAPWRLFNLPRRKEAKLPMPLLPGDKLRDESSLSQDNVVSITEVMSTSKWPLKVSEERIQMYRARRNQYLSAAITDGDHEPEVDPYAFEEGDVKFTFSNKKDKAGGEREPGKKHKGEDGGTGPTDDAQRAAAHNRMASTSLIHETDLVVSINDLDNLFNSDEDDLAPGSRRPVNGTDEKFGNKEPKPSTLDPASCISSADLHQMFPTPPSLEQHIMGYSPMNMCSKEYGSMEPNPGMTTLDGISSLGGHFRIEVEESFCSPKPSEIKDFSFVYKPELCQAFVGCSMFAPLKTLPSQCLPPIKIPEDCIYRTSWTMGREMLNPVPVMTFLNKDSNIPSVGSTMDQDYSQTFTPQTHTPFMSNSAPPSNSGTGILPSPATPRFSAPTPRTPRTPRTPRGPSSVQGSLKYENSELYSPASTPSTCRPLNSVEPATVPSIPEAHSLYVTLILSESVMNLFKDCNFDSCCICVCNMNIKGADVGVYLSDPVGEAQEPCTCGFSAVVNRRYGNGSGLFLEDELDIIGRGSDISREAEKRFEELRLSSLERTGVGKGDRVPDDLILLLQDQCTNPFSPISILEHETVTRGPSGPPLLPCVRVEERDYHSDCYMALEHGRQFMDNMSGGKVDEALVKSTCLHQWGKQNAVDVSALCSQDVLRVLMSLQPVLQDAIQKKRTVRSWGVQGPLTWQQFHKMAGRGSYGTDESPEPLPIPTFLVGYEHDFVVLSPFGLPYWEKLLLDPFGSQRDIGYLVVCPDNEALLSGAKSFFRDLTAVYESCRLGQHRPISKGYPDGIVLVGGNGAKNLVDQPVSDWFLKASSSNNDAFNKLKLYAQVCRHNLAPYLASQPLDSSLLTQPCPPPSSSQLFSTQLSSSNSSSVTQQGSVNAVGSSVPNNNSNSGSGNGSASSNSLATSSNQPGSGMPPAKPGSFPPFGSMGSQGQGGPQSGQLGQQASTQNTGTSGDNSSSQAQGPTEPPESTLDREKVGVPTDGESHAITYPPAIVVYIVDPFSYEEADGGPGPVPAHSNVWTLGLLRCYLEMLQFLPAHIRTSLSVQIVPCQYLLQPVRGEDRHIYAQHLKSLAFSVFAQCRRPLPISTNVKSLTGFGPGLAIDTALKSPERPECLRLYTPPFILAPVKDKQTELGETFGEASQKYNVLFVGYCLSHDQRWLLATCTDLYGELLETCIINIDVPNRARRKKGSVRRMGLQKLWDWCLGLVQMTSVPWRVVIGRLGRIGHGELKDWSILLSRRNLQSLSRRLKEMCRMCGISASDTPSILSVCLVAMEPQGSFIIMPDSVSTGSVFGRSTTLNMQTSQLSTPQDTSCTHILVFPTSAFVQVASSNYTNIDPNIDILNATTDGSDAIGIFDLLDQENELVDPDIINISPTTSPVHSPGSHYHHGGDGSKGQSTDRMESHEEVPNLLQQPLALGYFVSTAKAGPLPDWFWSACPQAQNQCPLFLKASLHLHVYSVQSDELLHSKHSHPLDSNQTSDVLRFVLEQYNALSWLTCDPATQDRRSCLPIHFVVLNQMYNFIMNML, encoded by the exons atgaa CGAGCACCTGTCCTGCGCCTTCACCTTCTTCTTGCACGGTGAGAGCAACGTGTGCACCAGTGTGGAGATCAACCAGCACCAGCCCATCTACCATCTGACGGAAGAGCACCTCACTCTGGCTCAGCATGCGTCCAGCCCCTTCCAAG TGATCTTGAGTCCTTTTGGCCTAAATGGGACACTGACTGGCCAGTCGTTCAAGATGTCAGACCCACCCACCCAAAAGCTGATCGAGGAGTGGAACCAGTTCTATCCCATCAGCCCCAGCGCCAAGGGGAGTGTCTCAGAGGATAAAGCGGAGGACATGGACTGGGAAGATGACTCCCTGGCCTCCGTGGAAGTCCTTGTTG GTGGAGTGCGGATGGTGTACCCAGCCTGCCTGGTGCTTGTGCCCCAGTCAGACATCCCTGTTGTGGCCCCTGTGGGGTCCTCCCACTGCACTGCCGTCTACTCGGGTGGCCACCAAGTGCCTGCTTCACAGCGAGAGCCCGCTATGTCTTTGGTGACCCTCACCCCTCCCACATCGCCTGAGGAGGTGCAGACAG TGGACTGTCACTCGGCCCAGAAGTGGGCAAAGATGCCTTCCTCATCTGATGTGTTCAGCGTGGACAGAACAAGTCACCATGGAGGGAAGATTCCACGTCGGCTAGCCAGTCAGGTGGTGGAGCGTGTCTGGCAAGAGTGCAAAATCAACCGAGCCCAGAACAA GCGAAAGTTCTCAGCAGCAACCAATGGTACCTGTGAAGAGGAGCTGATAGAGAAAGTGGGAGCATGGGATTTTGTGGAGCCTTCACAGAGGTCATACTGCGGCTGTTCGAG ATACAAATCAGTGAAGCAGCGAACAGGCAGCACCACAGGCCAAACTCAGTCAGCCAGCCAGCCCTCCCAGCCTCCTACCAAGCACAAAGCTGGAGGAGAGAAACCAGAGAAAGGTGACAAGCAGCAAAAAAGACCACAGACGCCCTTCCATCATCGGTGTCTGACCAGTGATGAAGCCTCAATGGAGACCGAGGCAGTAGCAGGCCAAAGGTTGGCCATGAGGAGCCAGGATGGAGGAAGATTCCCTAGTATTCGTTCTGCAGATGTGCCTGCCATCCAAAAAGCCCCCCAGCTTCATAGTGGGACAGTCAGCGCTGGGCCATCTGAACAGGCAAACTCCCCCCAACCACCATCACTTAGCCCACACCCCTGTGAGCGTGGCGAAGAGTCAGGGGAGGGCATGAAGAACCCTTCCACTCCCAACAGCCAACACTTTTACCAGCCCCCTCCTGAACCTTGCCTGGTTGGTGTAAAGGGTTCAGGCGACGAGTCTGGAGGCCCTGAAGGTCTGAATCAGCACTTCCACTCCCATCACCCCCACCCTCATTCAGGAGCCTCAACTTACTCTGAACCTCCCGAGCCCACTGTGTATGTGGGTGCAGCAGTCAACGTGGAGGAGGAAGGCTCACACGCTCCATGGAGATTATTCAACCTGCCCCGCAGGAAAGAAGCTAAGCTGCCCATGCCATTGCTACCAGGGGATAAGCTGAGGGATGAGTCCTCTTTATCACAGGATAATGTGGTCTCCATCACAGA GGTGATGTCCACCTCTAAATGGCCACTGAAGGTTTCAGAAGAACGCATTCAGATGTATCGAGCCAGGAGAAACCAATACCTATCCGCTGCCATAACTGACGGAGATCACGAGCCAGAGGTAGACCCCTATGCCTTCGAGGAAGGAGACGTCAAGTTCACATTCTCTAACAAGAAAGATAAGGCAGGCGGTGAGCGTGAGCCAGGCAAAAAACATAAG GGTGAAGATGGTGGAACAGGCCCAACTGATG atgctCAGCGGGCAGCTGCTCACAACCGCATGGCCTCTACCAGCCTGATCCATGAGACAGACCTGGTGGTGTCCATCAATGACCTGGACAACCTTTTCAACTCAGATGAAGATGATCTGGCG CCCGGGTCCAGGCGACCGGTGAATGGAACAGATGAAAAATTTGGCAACAAGGAACCAAAGCCATCCACTTTGGACCCCGCATCCTGCATTA GTTCAGCAGACCTGCACCAGATGTTTCCAACGCCTCCCTCGCTGGAGCAGCACATCATGGGCTACTCACCCATGAACATGTGCAGCAAGGAGTACGGCAGCATGGAGCCCAACCCAGGCATGACAACACTGGACGGCATCTCATCTCTGGGAGGCCACTTCAGGATTGAGGTGGAAGAGAGCTTCTGCAGCCCCAAGCCATCTGAGATCAAG GACTTCTCGTTTGTGTACAAGCCAGAGCTATGCCAGGCATTTGTAGGCTGCTCCATGTTTGCTCCTCTGAAAACATTGCCCAGCCAGTGTCTCCCGCCTATCAAAATACCAGAGGATTGCATATACCGCACAAGCTGGACCATGGGCAGAGAGATGCTCAACCCTGTGCCTGTCATGACCTTCCTCAACAAGGATAG TAATATCCCCAGCGTAGGCAGCACCATGGACCAGGACTACAGCCAGACCTTCACCCCTCAGACCCATACGCCCTTCATGTCAAACAGTGCTCCACCAAGTAACAGTGGCACTGGCATCCTACCATCCCCTGCTACCCCACGCTTCTCTGCCCCCACTCCCCGTACGCCACGTACCCCGCGCACACCTCGAGGCCCTTCCAGCGTTCAGGGTTCACTGAAGTACGAGAACTCTGAACTGTACTCACCGGCTTCCACCCCTTCAACCTGCCGACCGCTCAACTCAGTGGAACCAGCCACAGTTCCCTCCATTCCCGAAGCTCACAGCCTCTATGTCACCCTCATCCTGTCTGAATCGGTCATGAACCTCTTCAAGGACTGCAACTTTGACAGctgctgcatctgtgtgtgtaacATGAACATAAAAGGAGCTGATGTAGGTGTTTACCTAAGCGACCCTGTTGGTGAGGCCCAGGAACCCTGCACCTGTGGATTCAGTGCTGTGGTCAACAGGCGATATGGCAACGGCTCGGGCCTCTTCCTTGAGGATGAGTTGGATATCATTGGCCGTGGTTCCGACATcagcagagaggcagaaaagcGCTTTGAGGAACTGCGGCTCTCCTCACTGGAGAGAACTGGAGTGGGAAAGGGAGACCGTGTTCCAGATGACCTGATTCTCCTCCTGCAAGACCAGTGTACGAACCCCTTTTCACCCATTTCAATCCTGGAACATGAAACAGTAACACGGGGGCCAAGTGGGCCCCCTCTACTGCCCTGTGTGAGGGTGGAGGAAAGGGACTACCACAGCGACTGCTACATGGCCCTGGAGCATGGCAGGCAGTTCATGGACAACATGTCAGGTGGGAAGGTGGATGAGGCGCTGGTCAAGAGCACCTGCTTGCACCAGTGGGGCAAACAAAACG CAGTGGACGTGAGTGCGTTGTGTTCTCAGGATGTGTTGCGGGTCCTCATGTCTCTCCAGCCTGTACTCCAGGATGCAATCCAAAAGAAGAGGACAGTGCGGTCATGGGGGGTTCAAGGGCCTCTTACCTGGCAGCAGTTCCACAAGATGGCTGGACGAGGCTCTTATG GCACAGACGAGTCCCCAGAGCCACTGCCGATCCCCACCTTCCTCGTTGGTTATGAGCATGACTTTGTGGTGCTGTCACCTTTTGGTTTGCCGTACTGGGAGAAACTATTGCTGGATCCCTTTGGCTCCCAACGGGATATTGGCTACCTGGTGGTTTGCCCTGACAACGAGGCTCTACTCAGTGGCGCCAAAAGCTTCTTCAGAGACCTGACAGCTGTCTATGAG TCATGTCGACTGGGCCAACATCGGCCTATTTCCAAAGGCTACCCTGATGGCATTGTTCTTGTCGGTGGCAATGGAGCCAAAAACCTTGTGGATCAGCCAGTCAGTGACTGGTTCCTCAAGGCTTCCAGCAGCAACAACGATGCCTTCAATAAGCTCAAACTCTATGCACAAGTGTGCCGCCACAACCTCG CTCCATACCTCGCATCCCAGCCACTGGACAGTTCTCTTCTCACACAGCCCTGTCCCCCACCCTCATCCAGCCAGTTATTCTCCACACAACTGTCTAGCTCCAACTCTAGCTCAGTCACCCAGCAGGGCTCAGTAAACGCTGTAGGCTCCTCTGttccaaacaacaacagcaacagcggATCTGGAAATGGCTCTGCATCATCTAACAGTCTGGCGACATCCTCAAACCAGCCTGGTAGCGGAATGCCACCTGCCAAGCCCGGCTCTTTTCCCCCTTTTGGGAGCATGGGCAGCCAGGGCCAAGGTGGCCCCCAGAGTGGACAGCTGGGACAGCAGGCTAGTACCCAGAATACTGGCACCTCAGGGGACAACTCTAGCAGCCAGGCCCAGGGGCCTACTGAGCCTCCTGAAAG cactttgGATCGAGAGAAGGTAGGCGTTCCCACAGATGGGGAATCCCATGCAATCACTTATCCACCTGCCATTGTTGTTTACATCGTGGACCCCTTTAGCTATGAGGAGGCTGATGGTGGCCCAGGTCCAGTACCAGCCCACTCCAACGTGTGGACACTGGGTTTACTACGCTGCTACCTTGAGATGCTTCAGTTCCTGCCAGCCCACATTCGCACTTCTCTTTCTGTACAG ATTGTGCCCTGCCAGTACCTGCTTCAGCCAGTACGAGGTGAAGACCGTCATATCTACGCTCAGCACCTCAAATCTCTAGCCTTCTCTGTCTTCGCTCAGTGTAGACGGCCACTGCCCATCTCCACCAATGTCAAATCACTGACAGGCTTTGGCCCAGGCTTGGCCATTGACACTGCACTGAAAAGTCCAGAG AGGCCGGAGTGTCTGCGTCTGTATACACCTCCATTCATCTTGGCACCGGTGAAAGACAAGCAAACAGAGCTCGGGGAGACATTTGGTGAGGCATCGCAGAAATACAACGTGTTGTTTGTAGGATACTGTCTGTCTCATGACCAACGGTGGCTTCTGGCTACATGCACTGACCTGTATGGGGAACTCCTTGAGACCTGCATCATCAACATTGATGTGCCCAACAG GGCACGGAGGAAGAAGGGCTCAGTTCGGCGAATGGGCCTCCAAAAGCTTTGGGATTGGTGCTTAGGACTGGTGCAGATGACATCAGTTCCCTGGAGGGTAGTGATTGGACGACTAGGCAGGATAGGGCACGGAGAGTTAAAAG ACTGGAGTATTCTGCTGAGCAGGAGAAACCTCCAGTCACTTAGTCGCCGTCTGAAAGAAATGTGTCGAATGTGTGGCATCTCTGCCTCAGATACTCCCAGCATCCTCAGCGTGTGCTTGGTTGCCATGGAACCCCAGGGATCTTTTATCATTATGCCAG ATTCTGTGTCTACAGGCTCAGTGTTTGGCAGAAGCACCACCCTGAACATGCAGACATCCCAGCTGAGCACCCCACAGGACACCTCCTGCACCCACATCCTGGTCTTCCCCACCTCTGCCTTTGTCCAAGTGGCCAGCTCCAATTACACCAACATTGACCCCAACATCGACATTCTCAATGCCACCACTG ATGGGTCAGATGCAATTGGCATCTTTGACCTTCTGGACCAGGAAAATGAATTGGTGGATCCAGACATCATCAACATTTCACCCACCACTTCACCAGTACACTCGCCTGGCTCTCATTACCACCATGGTGGTGATGGCAGTAAG GGCCAGAGTACGGACCGAATGGAGTCTCATGAAGAGGTTCCCAACCTCCTGCAGCAGCCATTAGCCCTAGGCTACTTTGTGTCCACGGCTAAAGCCGGCCCGCTACCTGACTGGTTCTGGTCAGCCTGTCCGCAGGCTCAGAACCAGTGTCCACTTTTCCTCAAG GCCTCTTTGCACCTCCATGTGTATTCAGTGCAATCAGATGAGCTACTGCACAGCAAACACTCCCACCCCCTCGACTCCAATCAGACCTCAGATGTACTCAG ATTTGTGCTGGAGCAGTACAATGCCCTCTCCTGGCTGACATGTGACCCGGCCACACAGGACCGACGATCATGTTTACCCATTCACTTTGTGGTGCTCAACCAGATGTACAACTTCATCATGAACATGTTGTAA